The DNA segment TAGGTCTCACTAAAACAAGATGTGCAACTTGATAAAACAAATAGCATAAATAATGGATATGCTTCCAGCATACAGTGCACTCATTCTAAGGTTCAAAACAATAAAAGGACCTGGATGGTCTAGGATAAACCATATCACCTGAGTGGATATTTTATGCTTCCCATGAAGCACATTTTCTGAACCTTTTGAACAGTCTGGGGGATTCCACACCATAATGCCTCCCCACATCTGTGGTCAGTTATTAGGAACAATCAGTAACATTAAACAATGATTTAACAGAAAAAATAGATTAGCAATCAACaagaaaaaaagatgaaaaggaATAATAACTAACTGGCGAAATAAAGCCATTTGTAGCAGAAATCTGTCCATTTGAAAGCTTTAGAATAAGAGGACATTCAGTGGCAGACGGTACATATCTGAAAAGAAAACATGCGAACGCTGACATAAAGATTCAATAAGCCGTATTTTCCTTTTAATAACCAAAGCAGATTGCAAGAAAGAATTAGAAACTACATGATGGAAAGAGGCTGTGCCATGAAACTACAATTACAGTTTTGTCTTGAAGATCATAAACAACAATTTTTCTGGAAAATGCATCCAATTGATTGGAAGGTACATAAGTTAAGATGTTTGTGTCACATCACAAGGTAGGTAAAGTACTAActgattttaaaaatatatacgtAAAAAATGCTTCAAGTTGAAAGAAACAAAGGAGATCAAGCAAAAGAATATACACCACAAATTGCAATATCTTTGATCTTCCACCAGCTGCAATAGAAGTATCTAAGTGCCATTCATTTGAGTTCACCTGTTCACAATATTTGAAGTATTAGTGAGGAAAAACAATTGAGAATTCATTCTTTGCAGATGTTGAGTAAGCCAGTCACATAATTCATTCTAAGTCTCCAATAATGTACACCACCCCGAGAGGCTCTCACAATTAGAGATACTACCGAAGTAAAGTAAGGAATTTATAGAAACATACAAAAAAAGGAAGATCCTTCACACTAAAGGTATAGCTGCTCAGCTTTTCATCCCAAGAAGAGAATGAAGATTTGGGCGTATGATACAGAACCTATTaacaagaaagaaacaaaatTTTAAGGAAATGGGCATAAAGTACATAATTTCATCAAAAACAATTTGGCGCCTTCTACAAATTATGGATTTCAGcctcaaactttaatttggtgAGATTTGGCCttgtattttgattttaattaaacTGTACCTCTTAATGAACACTACTTTCATGTCGGAAAGACACATGCCTTCAGCTTGAACTTTAATTTGGTTCCATCAGCTTGAACCTTTTGTCTCATGAACTTCAGTTTCAGGACACGTGACTTTTAAGCATGAAGGTATCATCCATTAAAGGTATATTTAACCAATCAAAGTTCAAGGGTTCAATCTCAACAAATTAATGTTCAAGTGCTGAAAGTCACAAGTTGGCCAAGTATAGGGACCAAAGATATGCATGGCCAAAATGTTTTGCATAAGCATGGATGATTCCTAACCTGGCTTTCAACAGTAATGTTAGCTATAGGCCCCAACGCTTCAACGACAGGGGCCAATAAAGTGTCATCTATACTCTGGAAGTCCCTGCAGACAGAAGGCAATATAGGATTAATGGAATGCATAAACACTATCCAAAGATTAGTTTTACATATCATACTAGATATCTCGCCATCAAAGATAGAAACTAAGAACttaaaatgataatgaaactgaAGAGTTGGGTATTCTATTCTATTAATCAAACTAACATCCCACTGCAAGTTAACCCAGAATTTGACTTCTTTTAACATGCatacacctcttcatttcaTTGCTTAGAAAGTAGCTTCCAATTAGAACATGAAAGATTTCCTCAAATACATTATCCTGACATTAATTTCCAGCATGATTTTACCAAACTAGAAAGAAATGCTCAGCATTCATGGTTCTATTATCAGCCAACAAGCAGACAATATATTGCAGTTCTACTTCATCTGCTACTACCTAAAACCAAAAAGACTAGAAAAATAAGTGATAAGCTTTTTTACCAATCATATATCCAATCATGCGGATTTGAATTGAGCAGATTAAAGGATAGAACAATCTTTCCATCAGCACCTACAGGCATAAACTCTCCATGGATCAATCCCTCGTCTCTACCTCCATTGGCAAACACCTTCACAAACATCTCTGCAAGTCTTTCCACCACTTCCTCAGTTTTCAAATCCCTGCCCACAATCCACGCATGCCGATACTTCCCCACAACTGCTCTTAACTCTTTCACATCATCTCGATTCAGCACCACGACGCTATATACTTTCCCGCCAAAATCCGAAAAATGATTACCCAAGACAGGCTCCAAAACTTCGTCaagcctcccttcatcatcgaAATCGAAATCAACAGCAGCAATTGAGCCACATTTGTATAAGTAAGATGGATTGTCATCAAACGATTGCTTACATCCTCCATAAGAAGAGTCTAAACTGACAGAGACAGTGAAATTACTAGAACAACTACCGCATTGGGGACCTCGGTAGTTCATTTTGGACATTTTTTCGAGGATCGAGTGTTGCAGATTATGTGGACTGAGATTAGAAAAGGAAGGAGATTTAGAACTGGAATCGACGAATATGGCTTGGAATTGGCACGGGAATTGCAAGGGATTCGATTCGATTTCTTTTGAAAGCGTCTCCACATCGTCGAATGGAAGCTGGGAGCGGTAAATTTCCACTGATTTCCACAAAAATGGAAAACCTGCAAAATCATCGttgaaaacaaaaagaaaatattactATCTTCAAAACtcgaaaatgtaaagttcataTAGATGGATAAGTGTTAGTTAAACAAAGATAGAAAGAGGACCTAAAAGGAAGGAAAAAAGCACAGAGAGACTGAGAAAGAGGCGCTTCAATCCCGGTTTACTGGTGCGCATAGTTTTCGGGTCGAAATTCGAGACGGGATCTTGTGGTAGTGGGTCAGCTGTTTCCGCTATCTCAGACATTGGTGGAGCAGGAACTAGAGGTTCTGAGGTTTCAGGCATTACTGAAGAAGGCAGAACTCTGGTTTGAGACTTGTTGCAGCAAATAGTCGAGCACATTGAAAACTTGGTGTGGATTCAATATACATAAGTATGAAGCACATTTCATGAGCCGTCTTAGCTCAGCTGGTAGAGCGCATGGCTTTTAACCATGTGGTCGTGGGTTCGATTCCCACAGACGGCGATTCTTTTTCTTACTAACTGTTTtgttatttatatctttttcttactgttttgttatttatatttttgaaattgTATGTTTGCTTATAATAAATACTTTATACACTTTAACGGAAAAAATTTGCGATTAATTTACATGCAATAGACTTAGTAAAATTTATGATTATTTTATCAATATATCTCTCATTTTGTTGATTTGATTTTTCTCTTTATCAAGATTCTTTAAATTTGACCCTAACTTTTTCGAAAAAAGTATTAGTCTATAAAAATttcgtatattttttttgttaattatttataatatattagacattttgacaataaaaaaaatatgattaatttatatatgataGACTTAATTATTATCATACctcttttttttgttgatttgcttttttatttttattaaaattctttAAATTTGGTACTAACCTTTTTCAGAAAAATGCATTAATGTAGCTTTTTTCATTCTCGTAACGGGAGTGAGTGCACCGCAAGACCAGACAAGTTACTCCTTCGCCTCGCAGCGGCGGCATCTGTTAAGTGAAGAAATTACCTAAGACGGCTTCTCTTATTCTACGATAATCCAAGCAGCAGCCCCACAAGTCCACTCGGAACCAGTCGATTCCACTAGAAAAAATAAGAGTAAGAGAAGTATATATAATAAATGTGTTCTATATACATCTATATTGAATTGCGGATAGAGAAATGATAGAATCCTTTCTGATTAGACTAAAGAAGGGTCTCTGCTAGAGATGAAAGAGGATAGacaagaaataaaaaagaaagactTTTTCTAGGAATCAGCAtctaattgttgaaacacctttctccaagattttgatttgacaaaatcatccatgattaagaggcaattaaatttagatgctttgatttaattgtactaatatgtttgttaaatattgagtgcaaaaatatataaagtaaggacaggtcaaaagtcagcataaacgaagctgagtagaaacggaactcagcatgacagaatagaagctgagtggagttaaaattcagaagcaaaacgaagctgactaaagttgaagacttcttcaggagcggttaaacagaacggagctgaccttgaaagaactcagcatgaatgttgaacattcgaaaagaacaaacgaagctgagtaacagtcaggacagcatgaaggatccgttcactaaaagacaaagtctgccaatcttctgcaccaataattggaacctcgaagacatctaaaagactaattccaagagtcatgggacgttggattattggaaacagacaactggcacaaacagacaaaccagacgctagaagacaaacctgacgcctgaagaaaacagagaaagggaatggaggtgcagtctgaagctttccagaaattgttccccaaaagagccgttttgatgttaacggttaggacatttcaaaacgatcaaatctacagatttccttctataaaaggacaatcgaaaaacttggaCAAACACCGaagcatcgaaagaaaaatacaagagagaaagtttcaaaagcactcaaatacaaaaagaatcttacaccgaattttctattctatgtgtaaatgctagattgatttgtaatcatctaaagtgttctttagttcaaaaagaacaagtctgtgatcaataggaatattgagagtgaaaagctgagtgcttggctgtaagcatttcagtagtagagaaatctaggtgctgggttgtagcacttagtaggagttgagtagacgaatagaggaaggtactcttgcatattcaactgccttgtaattggtttgtgctctacctttaaagagctcagtattggattcaaaaagcccggaggactctagggactggacgtaggcagcgaggccgaaccaggataagtgatactgagtaatctctaaactctctcttataattgcatgtgttgtttgctttatttactcagcatataaattgcctaagctgatcttgagtaaataagtggtgctgagttagaagctgacctccaagagtgtcaattcctaactctcaagaaaataactttggtcaacatctgaccaaaGTTGTCCtgagatatatctcaccaagctgacaaaaggctaagttaataaactctcaaaataacatccagtcagcttaattaaaacgcgaaaaagttatattagttcctaaccccccttggaactaattaccagggaccaacaagtggtatcagagcctaagctcactactcaaagatttaacaatcttgagctgatccctaaaaatgggtgagaatagcactcgtttccttcctggaaaccaaacaacgcagatactccctgaggggttatcgatcactagacctcccctattctttggatcaaactatactttctggaagaataggatgaagaactttatacaagccacaaacatgagtgcatggcttgcaattgttcaaggtccacatgtgccatacaaaactgttaacaatgagaaaattgttaaaagtgaggctgagtggacagaggatgacctcagaaaattacaaaataatgcttcggctataaacatgcttcactgtgcgttagatgctgcagaatacaataagatttcaggttgtgagtcagcacatgagatttggaagaagcttgaagtaacctatgaaggcacaagcaaagttaaggagtctaaagtcaatcaacatatgagactctacgagctgtttgagatgaaggagaatgaagacatctcagagatgaacgcaaggttcacaaacattataaatgagctaaaaaggcttggaaagaacttcactgaagaagaacaggtgaagaaaattctgagaagtttgcccaagagctggcaagcaaagaaaacagccgtagaagaagcccaagacttgactatctacaaatatgatgaactgatCGGTTCCctactgacccatgaaatctctatgaaaaactttgaagccaaagagaaagaaaaattagaagataagaaacaaaaatcccttgtcatgaaagctgactcaactgaagtggagtcaactgatgatgaggaactggccatgttcaccaaaaagatgaaaaagctgttcaggagaaatgatagaaatggcaaaagatcatttagaagaaatgataagtacaaagctgagtcaagtgacaagtacaagaaggacagctcgaaatctgtcacatgttttgagtgtcatcaaaccgggcacatcaagtcaagctgtcccaacctcaagaaagagaagaagggaagcaaaaaggctatagtagccacgtggagtgacagtgatgagtcaacatcatctgaagctgagcaaaataaaacagccaacatatgttttatggcagatgatggagctgaccaatcccaatctgagcatgctaacctttctgatgaaactgaccaggagaatcacaacaataaggtaacatccttactttttcttagaaacgaaatggtaaatgccctgagtgacttatatacactaactaagaagtgtaacaaaaaaattaaggcactcagcaagcgctgtgatgagattgaagaggtcaatctgagtgacctctgatatcttctccaggacaactctaacttgcataccaacatgcaaatcttacataagtttgtcacagaggttcaatctgagtcaaagaaacttagaaaggatatcacaacatTACAAAGTAAAGAGAAGggctcaaaaagaaataaagcccatgctgagtacgcaaatactagtcagcataagcaagttactcaatgtgagtgttgtggaaaaaggggacacacaaaggatgtatgttggcataacaagcggactgtccaatgtgacttctgtggaagaaaaggacataccacaaaagtatgttggcatgcccaacacaataatgctgactatactcagttcaacccacaaagggtacctttttgtgatttctgtggtaagccaggccacaccataaaagtatgtcgtcacaagctaaaatatgattttgcacctgtttatactaacaagaaaggacccaaaagaaattgggtacctaaaaatgaatagtttgaactgcaggtcagcttgacatgcgtggagaagtcaaaactatggtatatagacagcgcatgctcaaggcatatgacaggtgatgaaactcagttcatcacactagagcttaaacgaggtggaagtgtaagctttggagacaacaagaagggtaagatagtcggatcaggtactatcggaggtaacccaactattgagtctgtctccttagttaaaggtctcaaatacaatctgttgagtgtagctcaactttgcaagagcggcagaaaggttgtatttgatgatactaagtgtcaaatactcgagggaaatacaaatgaactgattttaactgcccctcgtgtagaaaatgtatatatgttaaacttagaaaaacagttttctaaaaacatatgcctagtgtctaaagaggacaactcctggctatggcatagaagacttgggcatgtcagcatggaccttcttgccaaattagctagaaagcaattagttgagggattacccaaattaaagtttgaaaaagatcaactatgtaaagcgtgtcagcaaggcaaacaaactaaaaagtcatttcatagcaaaaatattgtctcaaccaaaagaccattagaattactacacttggatcttttcggacctatccagccactcagcttgggaggtaagaaattctccttggttattgtagatgatttctctcagtacacttggatcatcttgctgagtagcaaggatgaaacttttgagatgtttaccacaatgataaaaaaaagcttgaaaatgacaaagacctaagagtagctcacattagaagcgacaatagTTCTTCTTTGACTCGCTTTTCAGACTAGGGACTGGCATCCACCATTCGCCCTATCTTACTAATAAGAAAGAAGGAGCTCTGTATCCTTCGGGCTTGAGCCAGCAGCATCTTTGGGCACTTATGGGGTATCGATGGGTGgtgaattcaaaaaccaacagtttgatgaattctatgaaaccagtggtattgaccacaacttctctgctcctagaacacctcaacagaatggggtcgttgaaaggaaaaatagaaccattgtcgaaatagctaggacaatgctgagtgaaaataggcttccaaagtacttctggggtgaagctgttcacgcggcatgttacatactgaatagggctctagttagacctatacttaagaaaactccatatgagctttagaaaggacgaaagcccaacattggatactttcgtgcctttgggtgtaaatgctttatacttaacacaaaagacaaccttgctaaatttgatgctaaagctgatgaggcgatctttttagggtactcaacaaacagtaaagcatatagagtatttaataaaagaactcaggttgtagaagagtctgtacatgttgagttcgatgaaactgaccctataggtaagtcagctcagcctgaagaagatgaaccaggcttagcttccgctgatcaaccagaagcctctgtgtcatctatacaggagctgactcaaggtaagcaagaaattgaaatatcatttgctgaccaatctattcctgtagagattgtagaaacacctcttccaaacaactcaacactgcccaaggaaataaagatcccaagaggacatacagaacaagctattcttgatgccgccaacaacaaattaatgaccagagatcaacttagaaaatacct comes from the Euphorbia lathyris chromosome 5, ddEupLath1.1, whole genome shotgun sequence genome and includes:
- the LOC136229214 gene encoding uncharacterized protein, coding for MPETSEPLVPAPPMSEIAETADPLPQDPVSNFDPKTMRTSKPGLKRLFLSLSVLFSFLLGFPFLWKSVEIYRSQLPFDDVETLSKEIESNPLQFPCQFQAIFVDSSSKSPSFSNLSPHNLQHSILEKMSKMNYRGPQCGSCSSNFTVSVSLDSSYGGCKQSFDDNPSYLYKCGSIAAVDFDFDDEGRLDEVLEPVLGNHFSDFGGKVYSVVVLNRDDVKELRAVVGKYRHAWIVGRDLKTEEVVERLAEMFVKVFANGGRDEGLIHGEFMPVGADGKIVLSFNLLNSNPHDWIYDWDFQSIDDTLLAPVVEALGPIANITVESQVLYHTPKSSFSSWDEKLSSYTFSVKDLPFFVNSNEWHLDTSIAAGGRSKILQFVVYVPSATECPLILKLSNGQISATNGFISPMWGGIMVWNPPDCSKGSENVLHGKHKISTQDLQKVLEVCMGQVRQLFGFKSENIYIGAHGSCTLLPSERGFTEWELDFLSRQHTCFNLHSSVTTLGSLSRLVQSLPRMIIKDEIGKQVKFSLESAKLAQVNASDGVYDASAVSSRQARSLAEDAFFHPSIMSVSYYSFEHCFAVYSPFFLPVSMHVILAALREWRRYKQEKAKYLLWKAKTQGAA